From Camelus ferus isolate YT-003-E chromosome 18, BCGSAC_Cfer_1.0, whole genome shotgun sequence, one genomic window encodes:
- the FAHD1 gene encoding acylpyruvase FAHD1, mitochondrial — protein sequence MAATRPLSRFWEWGKNIVCVGRNYADHVREMQSAVLSEPVLFLKPSTAYAPEGSPVLMPAYSRNLHHELELGVVMGKRCRAVPEAAAMDYVAGYALCLDMTARDVQDECKKKGLPWTLAKSFTASCPVSAFVPKEKIPDPHNLKLWLNVNGELRQEGETSSMIFSIPYIISYVSKIMTLEEGDIILTGTPKGVGPVKENDEIQAGIHGVVSMKFKVERPEY from the coding sequence ATGGCTGCCACCAGGCCGCTGTCCCGCTTCTGGGAGTGGGGAAAGAACATCGTGTGCGTGGGCAGGAACTATGCGGATCACGTCAGGGAGATGCAGAGCGCGGTACTGAGCGAGCCGGTGCTCTTCCTGAAGCCGTCCACCGCCTACGCCCCCGAGGGCTCGCCGGTCCTGATGCCCGCCTACAGCCGCAACCTGCACCATGAGCTCGAGCTGGGCGTAGTGATGGGCAAGCGCTGCCGCGCCGTCCCGGAGGCCGCGGCCATGGATTACGTGGCCGGCTATGCCCTGTGCCTGGACATGACCGCCAGGGATGTGCAGGACGAGTGCAAGAAGAAGGGGCTGCCTTGGACTCTGGCCAAGAGCTTCACGGCCTCCTGCCCCGTCAGCGCGTTCGTGCCCAAAGAGAAGATCCCTGACCCTCACAACCTGAAGCTCTGGCTCAATGTCAACGGGGAACTCAGGCAGGAGGGTGAGACATCCTCCATGATTTTTTCCATCCCCTACATCATCAGCTACGTTTCTAAGATAATGACCTTGGAAGAAGGAGATATTATCTTGACCGGGACACCAAAGGGAGTAGGGCCTGTTAAAGAAAACGATGAGATCCAGGCTGGCATACACGGGGTCGTCAGTATGAAATTTAAAGTGGAAAGGCCAGAATATTAA